ATACTTGCAACGttcaaaaatgtttacatttgtgAAAATTCGAAATAAGATATGGTTGTTGTGTCGTGTACTATCTCTCATCTTGTATACAGACATTACATTCATTTCAGTTATATAAGATATTGAGAAAATGGATGTCAGAAAGGGAAATAATTCTCAAATTATTCAAAGTTATTGACTTAAATATTTtggaacgaacggacggacggggcGTAATGATTCCGATATAGGCCCCCTTCAAACTACTGCGTGATGTATATTTGCATGGATAAAATTGCATCAGCTTTTCAGATGTTCAAATTCTACTATCATCTAAAGATGAACGTATGCTATTTGACTTTATACTTTTGACATGTTTTGTTATCATTACAAAAAACTGGCACTTTGCCTTTTTGTACAAAATAAACTATATGACCTTTGAATACATATTCACATATAAGAACTGGGATTTTTTACGACTTTTTCAGACCGTTTTAATATCGTATCAGACATGTTACATTAATAATTAAAAGTGTTAAACTTTTGTGTCATGAATGAAATACGTACAAATCTGGTATCATTCACTGTGGTTGCTTTACTAGTAAGTGCCACTATGTGCCTGTCAGTGCATTCTGATAATGAGGAATTTAGTAGTATACAGGAGAATCCAGCAGAACTGATAAAACGTTTAGTTGGGGAGGAGGCAGGATCGAACATTGCCGCCGGAAGGGGACGGTTGTCTAGCTACCTGCTGCTTCTGTATAATGCACTGGAGGGTTATGAGGAAATACACCAACACCACACAGGAAAGTTTCCAAAAATTCGAAGCTATCGTGGATTGAAAGGTAATACTTAATCCTTTATATTGCATAAACACTTAATCAGTGTTTATAAATGACACGAGGGTTCttttcaacatagaaaatatcaatttaaaaccATTGATAATTCATGGAGTTTTACATCATTATCATTGATTCATTGATCTTcgacaatttgtttgtttttgttttttttggggggtgggggggttgttttttttgttttttttttctttttgttgtttttttttcagtgaagtTTTCTGAATATAACTTCCAAGTTCTATTTTTTCGAGCTTTCAATGATATACGGTTAGATTAGGTAATGGATACTTTCAATGACTTACTTAATCTCGGTTTCACTCTGGCTACATAAAAAGCGTTGTGTTTCCATTATAAATGTCAGTTCGAAAGTCCGTTTCAAACTTTACCAAATtggtaaaattctttttttttcagcatacACTTACGTTGCCTAATTTATGAGGAGGAACTGCCACGCTCCACGAATGCAGCTATATTAATTTATCAACAGAGTAATAAATATGGGTAACGCAAACTCATAATCAAATTTAATTTGACTTCAATATAACATCAGAAGCCCTTTTCTTAATGTGTTCCTGTAGGTATTTCAACGTTGTACACAATTTGAAATGACCAGTATTTGACATGATTTATCGATTACTAATGTAAAAGCATGCAGTATTGAACATCAGAAATTATTTGTATCTACATTTACAGCTAATTGCTACGGACTTGATCAAAATCAATTGTGTTCAACCGTATTTAACAATCAATTAATGTCTAAAAAGCCGAGAAAACATTAATGTACATATGTTTTACCGTTGagtgtaaaatttcaaagtttgttaGCTGCAGACCAATGTAACTAGACAATGATTTATAGCGTTAATTTGACAAATACACAATGCTTGATGGCCCAAATATACCTTACACATGTATCAAAAGTCCTACTTTCAACTAACTTTTCAGAACCAGATTTCAGTTATTTTGTCAACAGTGAAATAATTATGGATAACGATGAGCAGCAAGATGACatcttgaaataatttgtatcgTCAGGTTTATTTCAAACATCTTAATgctttatataaaattgtagtaaGCTACAACATTTATACAGGAAGTTAAAACAGATAATTAGAACAACACGTAAAGTAATTCGATGATCTATACTTTGacattaaaattcatttgttttgatTAAACATGTCAATTCATGGACATTTTAATATGAAGCAGAAATAGATCTATCCGAATTTAAATCAGAAATGGCCTTTCCGCGCTATTAATATAGGAAATGCGAAAGATAATGAGAATTTACaaagtataaactaaatattgTGTTTCTTATTGAAAAACATGTTCATTCGAGTACTTAACGTGAAAGAATTTGGGAGACACTGCTATGCAGCATTGTATTGGTATGTTGGGATTTTATTTTACATGCCTTGTGATATCCCGTTGATGATTACTGTAGCTCGGTTGTTGTTTCTCttgtaacaaacattttaatttgtttgcTACTGTCCGCAATGATTTCCAGTAGAAATTTACATTTGTCTTACTATGTTGaacaatatatattcaaatattcaagGACATGATCACATCTGTATTTCAACCAATACTTATCACAGCAAAACGCCAAACGCACGCAGGTATAAACAGAAAACATTCTAATATTAAAACCGCTGCAAACTAGCCCGCACATCTCAAACCTAAACAGATCGCATCAATAGATTCTTTAGGAAGCTTCCTTTTCAGCTGTATGCACGTTGTCTTCAAATCAGCGATTCGCATTTGTACCAAGTGACCATCCGTAATATGTTcgaataaaatacaatatttcttgAATACAGGACGGGGTGGAATAATGTTCATTTCTTCATACTTGACATTCTCTCAGAAAACCGTTTTCTCTCTAGGCCTATCTCAACAGAGTCAGAGATAATATATAGtgcttttttttcttcagaaagtgCTAATAAGGAATATTTTGATTTCATGGGGATTTATACAAAGGTGTATTTAAAGTGGTTTCCTCTTTGATCATGTTTGAAGAATAGGTGGGAaataaaagatcctttggaaacatagaatgcaaccaagcaaaataatagcagactcgg
The sequence above is a segment of the Mercenaria mercenaria strain notata chromosome 3, MADL_Memer_1, whole genome shotgun sequence genome. Coding sequences within it:
- the LOC123525172 gene encoding uncharacterized protein LOC123525172 isoform X2, with the translated sequence MNEIRTNLVSFTVVALLVSATMCLSVHSDNEEFSSIQENPAELIKRLVGEEAGSNIAAGRGRLSSYLLLLYNALEGYEEIHQHHTGKFPKIRSYRGLKGGENSFTFSLTSVRRNHMKRIEIAVKLTDRGRNIFSIGQNVSLFVHDGLHDTIDFFAQTYANYLIFDISDLKDALPSNITIDNILHINNEQVVC